The Melospiza georgiana isolate bMelGeo1 chromosome 26, bMelGeo1.pri, whole genome shotgun sequence genome window below encodes:
- the SLC25A42 gene encoding mitochondrial coenzyme A transporter SLC25A42 isoform X1 — protein MGNGVREAPVEFQRDVEPGPAWIPAEDNQEKKKVLNSLMSGALAGAVAKTAVAPLDRTKIMFQVSSKRFSAKEAYRLIYHTYLNEGFWSLWRGNSATMVRVIPYAAIQFCAHEEYKQILGNYYGFQGKALTPFPRFIAGSLAGTTAAMLTYPLDMVRARMAVTPKEMSALPVSPRQVQQHCARLHPHIPRGGAENLVQGLHSHHPGRHPLRWPQLLHLRDTEESARRAQREGAALAPGAAAVRGVRRPHRAVGLVPAGRGAAPHADGRRAGPHLQLHPAHHAGHRARGGTRQGPLQGAQHELGQGPHRRGHQLHHLRPDADPAPQAAARPRPREVVASCRESSSFFPGLPRAPAAGNSPVWWGFSPVVPGLVFFFPF, from the exons GACAACCAGGAGAAGAAGAAAGTGCTGAACTCGCTGATGTCCGGGgctctggctggggctgtggctaAAACTGCAGTGGCTCCTCTGGACAGGACAAAAATCATGTTCCAAG tgtcttcaaaaagATTTTCTGCCAAG gaaGCGTACAGGCTGATCTATCACACCTACCTCAATGAGGGCTTCTGGAGCCTCTGGAGGGGGAACTCGGCCACCATGGTGCGGGTGATCCCCTACGCCGCCATCCAGTTCTGCGCCCACGAGGAGTACAAGCAGATCCTGGGCAACTACTACGGATTCCAGGGAAA GGCACTGACGCCGTTCCCTCGCTTCATTGCCGGCTCCCTGGCTGGCACCACGGCTGCCATGCTCACCTACCCCCTGGACATGGTCCGTGCCCGCATGGCTGTCACGCCCAAGGAGAT GTCTGctctccccgtgtccccacggCAGGTACAGCAGCATTGTGCACGTCTTCATCCGCATATCCCGCGAGGAGGGGCTGAAAACCTTGTACAGGGGCTTCACTCCCACCATCCTGGGCGTCATCCCCTACGCTGGCCTCAGCTTCTTCACCTACGAGACACTGAAGAAAGTGCACGCAG AGCACAGCGGGAGGGCGCAGCCCTCGCCCCCGGAGCGGCTGCTGTTCGGGGCGTGCGCCGGCCTCATCGGGCAGTCGGCCTCGTACCCGCTGGACGTGGTGCGGCGCCGCATGCAGACGGCCGGCGTGCTGGGCCACACCTACAGCTCCATCCTGCGCACCATGCAGGACATCGTGCGCGAGGAGGGACTCGTCAGGGGCCTCTACAAGGGGCTCAGCATGAACTGGGTCAAGGGCCCCATCGCCGTGGGCATCAGCTTCACCACCTTCGACCTGACGCAGATCCTGCTCCGCAAGCTGCAGCACGGCCCCGGCCTCGAGAGGTAGTGGCTTCCTGCAGAGAGAGCAGTTCCTTCTTCCCTGGCCTCCCAcgtgctcctgcagctgggaactCGCCcgtttggtggggtttttccccTGTTGTTCCcggattggttttttttttccctttttaa
- the SLC25A42 gene encoding mitochondrial coenzyme A transporter SLC25A42 isoform X2 has translation MGNGVREAPVEFQRDVEPGPAWIPAEDNQEKKKVLNSLMSGALAGAVAKTAVAPLDRTKIMFQVSSKRFSAKEAYRLIYHTYLNEGFWSLWRGNSATMVRVIPYAAIQFCAHEEYKQILGNYYGFQGKALTPFPRFIAGSLAGTTAAMLTYPLDMVRARMAVTPKEMYSSIVHVFIRISREEGLKTLYRGFTPTILGVIPYAGLSFFTYETLKKVHAEHSGRAQPSPPERLLFGACAGLIGQSASYPLDVVRRRMQTAGVLGHTYSSILRTMQDIVREEGLVRGLYKGLSMNWVKGPIAVGISFTTFDLTQILLRKLQHGPGLER, from the exons GACAACCAGGAGAAGAAGAAAGTGCTGAACTCGCTGATGTCCGGGgctctggctggggctgtggctaAAACTGCAGTGGCTCCTCTGGACAGGACAAAAATCATGTTCCAAG tgtcttcaaaaagATTTTCTGCCAAG gaaGCGTACAGGCTGATCTATCACACCTACCTCAATGAGGGCTTCTGGAGCCTCTGGAGGGGGAACTCGGCCACCATGGTGCGGGTGATCCCCTACGCCGCCATCCAGTTCTGCGCCCACGAGGAGTACAAGCAGATCCTGGGCAACTACTACGGATTCCAGGGAAA GGCACTGACGCCGTTCCCTCGCTTCATTGCCGGCTCCCTGGCTGGCACCACGGCTGCCATGCTCACCTACCCCCTGGACATGGTCCGTGCCCGCATGGCTGTCACGCCCAAGGAGAT GTACAGCAGCATTGTGCACGTCTTCATCCGCATATCCCGCGAGGAGGGGCTGAAAACCTTGTACAGGGGCTTCACTCCCACCATCCTGGGCGTCATCCCCTACGCTGGCCTCAGCTTCTTCACCTACGAGACACTGAAGAAAGTGCACGCAG AGCACAGCGGGAGGGCGCAGCCCTCGCCCCCGGAGCGGCTGCTGTTCGGGGCGTGCGCCGGCCTCATCGGGCAGTCGGCCTCGTACCCGCTGGACGTGGTGCGGCGCCGCATGCAGACGGCCGGCGTGCTGGGCCACACCTACAGCTCCATCCTGCGCACCATGCAGGACATCGTGCGCGAGGAGGGACTCGTCAGGGGCCTCTACAAGGGGCTCAGCATGAACTGGGTCAAGGGCCCCATCGCCGTGGGCATCAGCTTCACCACCTTCGACCTGACGCAGATCCTGCTCCGCAAGCTGCAGCACGGCCCCGGCCTCGAGAGGTAG
- the TMEM161A gene encoding transmembrane protein 161A — translation MAVMGVQVVVTLLAASLMQKMAPHCSFARWLLCNGSLYRYKHPSDEELCALAGKQRPKSRRDRRASGVAEDKPLSVPRDIELQLDTSPITAVDALVLRHFLEYQWFVDFSVYAGAVYAFSEGYFCLVSPARESNLGVLWCLLTVLFSVKVFCVVMRHYFRSEEGGERSVCLTSAFFFLLLAMLALVVREDYLEFGLEAGLAGVSSNLEPILKPRGWEWTLPLARLAFKLGLVALSSFLGACLTFPGLRLAQTHLDALSMAAGKPLTQLLLHVGFVAPVLVVLLWVRPLARDFLLQAPLGKQTVQILSDAAFDTLRLWAVVALSLLRLLGTRHHLQAYLALAERWVRRMRRQAGRIPARDIQRQISRIYCYVSVVSLQYLGPVILTLHCVLLLKTLGQHSWGLYPAVSPAVSPAAPAAPPRPEGGPGDAEDVQVVVQEISGLLGCIFTPPFFRGLFSFLTWWVAACQVITSLFGLYFHQYLAAS, via the exons ATG GCGGTGATGGGGGTGCAGGTGGTGGTCACCCTGCTGGCCGCCAGCCTGATGCAGAAGATGGCCCCGCACTGCTCCTTCGCCCGCTGGCTGCTGTGCAACGGCAG cctgtACAGGTACAAGCACCCCTCGGACGAGGAGCTCTGCGCCCTGGCCGGGAAGCAGCGCCCCaagagcaggagggacag GAGGGCCAGCGGGGTGGCCGAGGACAAGCCCCTGTCGGTGCCACGGGACATCGAGCTGCAGCTGGACACCAGCCCCATCACGGCCGTGGACGCGCTGG TTCTGCGCCATTTCCTGGAGTACCAGTGGTTCGTGGATTTCTCCGTCTACGCCGGCGCCGTGTACGCCTTCAGCGAGGGCTATTTCTGCCTGGTGAGCCCGGCCCGGGAGAGCAACCTGGGCGTGCTCTGGTGCCTGCTCACCGTCCTCTTCTCCGT CAAGGTGTTCTGCGTGGTGATGCGTCACTATTTCCGCTCCGAGGAGGGCGGCGAGCGCTCCGTGTGCCTCACCTCCGCcttcttcttcctgctgctcGCCATGCTGGCCCTGGTGGTGCGCGAGGACTACCTGGAGTTCGGCCTCGAGGCCG GCCTGGCCGGAGTCTCCTCTAACCTGGAGCCCATCCTGAAGCCGCGGGGCTGGGAGTGGAC gctgcccctggccaggctggcctTCAAGCTGGGGCTGGTGGCCCTGAGCTCCTTCCTGGGCGCCTGCCTGACCTTCCCGGGGCTGCGCCTGGCACAGACACACCTGGACGCGCTCAGCATGGCAGCTGGCAAGCCCCTGACACA GCTCCTGCTGCACGTGGGGTTCGTGGCCCCCgtgctggtggtgctgctctgggtcCGGCCCCTGGCCCGGGatttcctgctccaggccccgCTGGGCAAGCAGACGGTGCAGAT CCTGTCGGACGCGGCCTTTGACACGCTGCGGCTCTGGGCCGTGGTGGCGCTGTCGCTGCTGCGGCTGCTGGGGACGCGCCACCACCTGCAGGCGTACCTGGCGCTGGCCGAGCGCTGGGTGCGGCGCATGCGGCGCCAGGCGGGGCGGATCCCGGCCCGGGACATCCAGCGGCAG ATCTCCAGGATTTACTGCTACGTGTCGGTGGTGAGCCTGCAGTACCTGGGCCCCGTGATCCTCACGCTGCACTGCGTCCTGCTGCTCAAGACGCTGG GTCAGCACTCCTGGGGGCTGTACCCCGCCGTGTCCCCCGCCGTGTCCCCAGCAGCGccggcggccccgccgcgccccgaGGGTGGCCCTGGGGACGCCGAGGACGTGCAGGTGGTGGTGCAGGAGATCTCGgggctcctgggctgcatcTTCACCCCGCCCTTCTTCCGAGGActcttctccttcctcaccTGGTGGGTGGCCGCCTGCCAGGTGATCACCAGCCTCTTCGGGCTCTACTTCCACCAGTACCTGGCAGCGTCCtga